Proteins from one Sphingomonas sp. HF-S4 genomic window:
- a CDS encoding O-antigen ligase family protein produces the protein MSLALPWYRGRLPQRASAPAARGQAPSSRAEALIPVAQFVYFIFLMMIFIGQQPFSARNQEQLVAMASANDGSDLFKQAFFIGFAMLLTLVELVRRHRLQYRFTYWPLLVMLGWFLLSCAWGVDPFVSFKRAMQQVIVIYITFLSLALIGPERIYRTLMAALITSLLICWVSLPLTPNAFHPPTESDKALIGAWRGFFFHKNIAGAVMAVTFVLTAHAFFTTRKWYYALFSIMAFVFVVGTKSKTSLALCFGILAVSAVYRVLSQSVAKRAVLLLLVGAGMLAFLGLYIAFETTVERWLADPTAFTGRVSIWRVAIDYLADHPWLGSGFGGFWQVGALSPAHDYLNQQFQLLTAHSHNGYLEILVTTGPVGLMLLLLSFVVLPAWWFLTGTTKANATLMASAFAIWSFVLYQNLLETSFFDKDRQVWVIFLSSLAIAHASFKAVDRPRWHRQPSGGTA, from the coding sequence GTGAGCCTCGCGCTACCCTGGTATCGCGGGCGCCTTCCGCAGCGCGCGAGCGCGCCGGCGGCGCGCGGCCAGGCTCCGTCGAGCCGCGCCGAGGCGCTGATCCCGGTCGCGCAGTTCGTCTATTTCATCTTCCTGATGATGATCTTCATCGGCCAGCAGCCCTTTTCGGCGCGCAACCAGGAGCAGCTCGTCGCGATGGCCTCGGCCAATGACGGGTCGGACCTCTTCAAGCAGGCCTTCTTCATCGGCTTCGCGATGCTGCTGACGTTGGTCGAGCTCGTTCGCCGCCACCGCCTGCAATACCGGTTCACCTATTGGCCGCTGCTGGTGATGCTCGGCTGGTTTTTGTTGAGCTGCGCCTGGGGCGTCGATCCGTTCGTGTCGTTCAAGCGCGCGATGCAGCAGGTGATCGTGATCTACATCACCTTCCTGTCGCTGGCGCTGATCGGCCCTGAGCGGATCTACCGCACCTTGATGGCCGCGCTGATCACTTCACTGCTGATATGCTGGGTGTCGCTGCCGCTGACTCCCAACGCATTCCACCCGCCGACCGAAAGCGACAAGGCGCTGATCGGCGCGTGGCGCGGATTCTTCTTCCACAAGAACATCGCCGGCGCCGTGATGGCGGTCACGTTCGTGCTGACGGCGCACGCCTTCTTCACCACGCGCAAATGGTATTACGCGCTGTTCTCGATCATGGCCTTCGTCTTCGTGGTAGGGACCAAGAGCAAGACCTCGCTCGCCTTGTGCTTCGGCATCCTCGCGGTCAGCGCGGTCTATCGCGTGCTCAGCCAGTCGGTCGCCAAGCGTGCGGTGCTGCTGCTCCTCGTCGGTGCGGGCATGCTGGCGTTTCTCGGGCTCTACATCGCGTTCGAGACTACGGTCGAGCGCTGGCTCGCCGATCCGACCGCGTTCACCGGTCGCGTATCGATCTGGCGTGTCGCGATCGACTATCTCGCCGATCACCCCTGGCTCGGCTCGGGGTTCGGCGGCTTCTGGCAAGTTGGCGCGCTCTCGCCCGCGCACGACTATCTCAACCAGCAATTCCAGCTGCTCACCGCGCATTCGCACAACGGCTATCTCGAGATCCTCGTGACCACCGGGCCGGTGGGCCTGATGCTGCTGTTGCTCTCGTTCGTCGTGCTGCCGGCGTGGTGGTTCCTCACCGGCACCACCAAGGCCAACGCCACGCTGATGGCGTCGGCCTTCGCGATCTGGAGCTTCGTTCTCTACCAGAACCTGCTCGAGACTTCGTTCTTCGACAAGGACCGCCAGGTCTGGGTGATCTTCCTGTCCTCGCTCGCGATCGCGCATGCCTCGTTCAAGGCCGTCGATCGCCCGCGCTGGCATCGCCAACCTTCCGGAGGCACCGCTTGA
- a CDS encoding glycosyltransferase family 2 protein, translating to MTEIAICIATRQRPQGITRTLRSLAELVTERAVTVIVADNDAVKQEGVVACEALRAEGYRWPLELLTVATPGIPQVRNALVEAALRLPEIRYVAMLDDDEAADPHWLHAMLACQAATRADVVGGAVLREMEGEIAPWAARHPLLQPKSRGASGSVGLIDSTANVLIDAEALRALGDKPFDEAMALTGGSDKQLFTRMARAGRRFAWAEDARVTELIPASRVTSKWLLMRGYRIGMTDTITALSHSTPLKVATSEAARIAGGFVIGSLGALTLDRGKRIIRLGKLYRAAGKIAALAGHRYEEYRKVHGA from the coding sequence TTGACCGAAATCGCCATCTGCATCGCCACGCGCCAGCGGCCGCAGGGGATCACGCGCACGCTGCGCTCGCTCGCCGAACTTGTCACCGAGCGCGCAGTGACCGTGATCGTCGCCGACAACGACGCGGTGAAGCAGGAAGGCGTGGTCGCGTGCGAAGCGTTGCGCGCCGAGGGCTATCGCTGGCCGCTCGAATTGCTCACCGTCGCCACCCCTGGCATCCCCCAGGTCCGCAACGCGCTCGTCGAAGCGGCGCTGCGGCTGCCTGAAATCCGCTACGTCGCGATGCTCGATGACGACGAGGCCGCCGATCCGCACTGGCTCCATGCGATGCTGGCATGCCAGGCGGCGACGCGCGCGGATGTCGTCGGCGGCGCGGTGCTGCGCGAGATGGAAGGCGAGATCGCGCCCTGGGCGGCGCGGCACCCGCTGCTCCAGCCCAAGTCGCGCGGCGCATCGGGCTCGGTCGGGCTGATCGACAGCACTGCCAACGTATTGATCGATGCCGAGGCACTGCGCGCTCTGGGCGACAAGCCGTTCGACGAGGCGATGGCGCTCACCGGCGGCTCGGATAAGCAGCTGTTCACGCGCATGGCCCGCGCCGGGCGCCGTTTTGCCTGGGCCGAGGATGCGCGGGTGACCGAGCTGATCCCGGCAAGCCGCGTCACCTCCAAATGGCTGCTGATGCGCGGCTACCGCATCGGCATGACCGACACGATCACCGCATTGTCGCACAGCACACCCTTGAAGGTCGCGACCAGCGAAGCCGCGCGCATCGCCGGCGGCTTCGTCATCGGGTCGCTCGGCGCGCTCACGCTCGATCGCGGCAAACGCATCATCCGGTTGGGCAAGCTCTATCGCGCGGCGGGCAAGATCGCCG